Proteins from one Blattabacterium cuenoti genomic window:
- the rplK gene encoding 50S ribosomal protein L11, with protein MHHNKKIIKKIKIQKINGGKATPAPPVGPILGSSGVNIMEFCKQYNSRTQEKKGEMCPVIITVYEDKSFSFIIKKPPVSTQLLNIMKKEKGSKESNRSKIGKISISEVEMIAKNKMEDLNCYSIESAISMVSGSARSMGIEIEKS; from the coding sequence ATGCATCATAATAAAAAAATAATAAAAAAAATTAAAATTCAAAAAATAAATGGAGGAAAAGCTACTCCTGCTCCACCAGTTGGTCCTATTTTAGGAAGTTCAGGAGTCAATATAATGGAATTTTGTAAACAATACAATTCTCGTACTCAAGAAAAAAAAGGAGAAATGTGTCCTGTTATAATAACTGTATATGAAGATAAATCATTTTCTTTCATAATAAAAAAACCTCCGGTTTCTACTCAATTATTAAATATCATGAAAAAAGAAAAAGGATCCAAAGAATCAAACAGATCAAAAATAGGAAAAATAAGCATCTCTGAAGTAGAGATGATTGCGAAAAATAAAATGGAAGATTTGAATTGTTATTCAATTGAATCTGCCATATCTATGGTTTCTGGTAGTGCAAGATCTATGGGAATAGAAATAGAAAAATCATAA
- the nusG gene encoding transcription termination/antitermination protein NusG has product MSDLEKKWYVIKTISGQENKVKLYIENEIRDNGFQEYVGKVLVPIEKVIQMRKGKKIHREKVHYPGYVMVEANLEGEAVHAIKNVPGVINFLSEGKGVAAIPIPMRKEEVNKMLGKMDQLSESYENISIPFVVGETIKVIDGPFSGFNGTIEKINEEKRKLELAVLIFGRRTPLELNFTQIEKI; this is encoded by the coding sequence ATGAGTGATTTGGAAAAAAAATGGTATGTTATTAAAACTATTAGTGGACAAGAAAACAAAGTAAAATTATATATCGAAAATGAAATTAGGGATAATGGATTTCAAGAATATGTAGGAAAGGTCTTGGTCCCTATTGAAAAAGTTATACAGATGAGAAAAGGTAAAAAAATTCATAGAGAGAAAGTTCATTATCCAGGATACGTTATGGTAGAAGCTAATTTGGAAGGAGAAGCAGTTCATGCAATTAAAAATGTTCCTGGAGTTATTAATTTTTTAAGTGAAGGGAAAGGAGTAGCTGCTATTCCTATTCCAATGAGAAAAGAGGAAGTTAATAAAATGTTGGGAAAAATGGATCAACTTTCTGAAAGTTATGAAAATATTAGTATTCCTTTTGTAGTTGGAGAAACAATTAAAGTAATAGATGGTCCTTTCTCTGGTTTTAATGGAACAATTGAAAAAATTAATGAAGAAAAAAGAAAATTAGAATTAGCTGTTTTAATTTTTGGAAGGAGGACTCCATTGGAATTAAATTTTACGCAAATAGAAAAAATTTAA
- a CDS encoding preprotein translocase subunit SecE has translation MKKLYYDVCIILEFYEKKNFFLEIYNEFFYRITWTKWEDLQVITMIVSFFSIFLSIFLYGVDIFFIFLIKKFFSI, from the coding sequence TTGAAAAAATTGTATTATGATGTATGTATTATTTTAGAATTTTATGAAAAAAAAAATTTTTTTTTGGAAATTTATAATGAATTTTTTTATCGTATAACATGGACTAAATGGGAAGATTTGCAAGTAATAACAATGATAGTTTCTTTCTTTTCTATATTTCTATCCATATTTTTATATGGTGTAGATATTTTTTTTATTTTTTTAATTAAGAAGTTTTTTTCTATATAA
- the tuf gene encoding elongation factor Tu: MAKEKFKRDKPHLNIGTTGHVDHGKTTLTAAITKVLSEIGLAEEKSFESIDNAPEEKARGITINTSHVEYETMKRHYAHVDCPGHADYVKNMITGAAQMDGAILVVAATDGPMPQTREHILLSRQVGVPKIVVFMNKVDQVDDPELLELVEMEIRELLSKYEYDGENIPIIQGSALGALNGDKKWIEKIKDLMKILDNYIPEPVREMDKPFLMPVEDVFTITGRGTVATGRIENGIINTGDLVDIIGMADKKLSSTVTGVEMFRKILDRGQSGDNVGLLLRGVEKKDIRRGMVIGKPGSIKPHKKFKSKVYILTKEEGGRHTPFHNKYRPQFYLRTTDVTGEIHLPKGVEMVMPGDNVSMDVELHHPVALSENLRFAIREGGKTVGAGQVISVID, from the coding sequence ATGGCAAAAGAAAAATTTAAACGAGATAAACCACATTTAAATATAGGAACAACCGGTCATGTTGATCATGGAAAAACTACTTTAACTGCTGCTATTACAAAAGTATTATCAGAAATAGGATTAGCAGAAGAAAAAAGTTTTGAATCGATAGATAATGCTCCTGAGGAAAAAGCTAGAGGAATTACAATTAATACATCTCATGTAGAATATGAAACAATGAAACGACATTATGCTCATGTAGATTGCCCTGGACATGCAGATTACGTGAAAAATATGATCACAGGAGCCGCTCAAATGGATGGAGCTATTTTAGTTGTAGCAGCTACAGATGGGCCTATGCCTCAAACTAGAGAGCATATATTGTTGTCTCGTCAGGTAGGAGTCCCTAAAATAGTAGTATTTATGAATAAAGTAGATCAAGTAGATGATCCTGAATTATTGGAGTTAGTAGAAATGGAAATTAGAGAATTACTTTCTAAATATGAATATGATGGAGAAAATATTCCGATAATACAAGGATCCGCTTTGGGTGCTTTAAATGGAGATAAAAAGTGGATTGAAAAGATTAAAGATCTTATGAAGATATTAGATAATTATATTCCTGAACCTGTTCGTGAAATGGATAAACCATTTTTAATGCCAGTAGAAGATGTTTTTACCATAACTGGAAGAGGAACAGTAGCAACTGGTCGTATAGAAAACGGTATTATTAATACAGGAGATTTAGTGGATATTATAGGAATGGCAGATAAAAAACTATCTTCTACTGTTACAGGTGTTGAAATGTTCAGAAAAATTCTGGATAGAGGACAATCTGGAGATAATGTTGGTCTTTTATTACGTGGAGTAGAGAAAAAAGATATTCGAAGAGGAATGGTTATTGGAAAACCAGGATCCATAAAACCTCACAAAAAATTTAAATCTAAAGTATACATTCTCACAAAAGAAGAAGGAGGAAGACATACACCGTTCCATAATAAATATCGTCCTCAATTTTATTTGAGAACAACAGATGTTACAGGGGAAATTCATTTACCAAAAGGAGTAGAAATGGTTATGCCAGGAGACAATGTCTCTATGGATGTTGAATTACATCATCCTGTTGCATTAAGTGAAAATTTGCGATTTGCTATTCGTGAAGGAGGAAAAACTGTAGGAGCTGGTCAAGTTATTAGTGTAATAGATTAA
- a CDS encoding lipoprotein signal peptidase: MKKNFLIVLSILLIDQTLKIYIKTHFELGSGFPIFSFFWIFFVENPGMVYGVHFGNGYFGKILLSILRLFLVLLISFFLYKNVKKGSSNYLTIPTSFILSGAIGNFMDSALYGCLFDKGTIYREEYQKWIPYLGISKINYNSGYASFMKGCVVDMFYFPIIDIHFPEWIPFFGNFHFQFFKPVFNVSDISIFFGVILFLLFKRRIRNIKIL, from the coding sequence TTGAAAAAAAATTTTTTAATTGTTTTATCCATTTTATTGATAGACCAAACCTTAAAAATTTATATTAAAACTCATTTTGAATTAGGAAGTGGATTTCCAATATTTTCCTTTTTTTGGATTTTTTTTGTGGAGAATCCTGGAATGGTTTATGGGGTTCATTTTGGAAATGGATATTTTGGAAAAATATTATTAAGTATTTTACGTCTTTTTTTAGTGTTATTAATATCTTTTTTTCTTTATAAGAATGTCAAAAAAGGATCTTCTAATTATTTAACAATTCCTACTAGTTTTATTTTATCAGGAGCTATTGGTAATTTTATGGATAGTGCTTTATATGGATGTTTATTTGATAAAGGAACAATTTATAGGGAAGAATATCAAAAATGGATCCCTTACCTAGGAATATCTAAAATAAATTATAATAGTGGATATGCATCCTTTATGAAAGGATGTGTAGTAGATATGTTTTATTTTCCTATAATAGATATTCATTTTCCTGAGTGGATACCTTTTTTTGGAAATTTTCATTTCCAATTTTTTAAACCAGTTTTTAACGTATCCGATATTTCTATATTTTTTGGTGTTATTTTATTTTTACTGTTTAAAAGAAGAATTAGAAATATAAAAATTTTGTGA
- a CDS encoding TraR/DksA family transcriptional regulator produces MKVKGKQRYSMEERKEFRKLILEKLKKAKKDLSILKNSFSNSQNNGTDDTYPTFKAFEEGSETLSKEQNAQILEHLQRFINSLNSALIRVENEDYGICRITNKLIPKARLMAVPHTTLSIEGKMLVEKNN; encoded by the coding sequence ATGAAAGTAAAAGGGAAACAAAGGTATTCTATGGAAGAAAGAAAGGAGTTTCGTAAACTTATACTTGAAAAATTGAAAAAAGCTAAGAAAGATTTATCGATTCTTAAAAATTCTTTTTCCAATAGTCAGAATAATGGAACAGATGATACCTATCCTACTTTTAAAGCTTTTGAAGAAGGATCAGAAACCTTAAGTAAAGAACAGAATGCTCAAATTTTAGAACATTTACAAAGATTTATAAACAGTTTGAATTCTGCTTTGATAAGAGTAGAGAATGAAGATTATGGAATTTGTAGAATTACAAATAAGTTAATTCCTAAAGCTCGTCTTATGGCTGTTCCTCATACTACTTTGAGTATAGAAGGAAAAATGCTTGTGGAAAAAAATAACTAA